From Pseudanabaena sp. PCC 6802, one genomic window encodes:
- a CDS encoding cupin domain-containing protein, with protein sequence MSLVSPVVAPVESQRCVIPVVKSPSDYQAFRISPHDTNRLAIVFEPSNSDVSLTFCVEIFDVGGKTPPNRHNMAVEMFFILKGEGVAFCDGKTMRIRAGDSLLVPPTGTHSIQNTGNSRLYALCFMVPNEDFAELIHSGTPVAMDEEDLAVLRRSPLTAMR encoded by the coding sequence ATGTCTCTCGTCTCCCCCGTAGTTGCACCAGTTGAATCTCAGCGTTGCGTTATTCCCGTTGTGAAGTCACCCAGCGACTATCAAGCCTTTCGCATCAGTCCACATGATACAAATCGGCTAGCGATCGTTTTCGAGCCCAGTAATAGTGATGTTTCTCTCACATTTTGCGTAGAAATCTTTGATGTAGGCGGTAAAACTCCCCCAAATCGTCACAATATGGCAGTTGAGATGTTTTTTATCCTCAAAGGTGAAGGTGTAGCATTCTGCGACGGCAAAACCATGAGAATTCGAGCTGGGGATAGTTTGCTCGTTCCACCTACGGGCACGCATTCGATCCAAAATACGGGTAATTCTCGTCTTTATGCTCTTTGCTTTATGGTGCCCAATGAAGATTTTGCCGAACTAATTCACAGCGGTACTCCAGTGGCAATGGATGAGGAGGACTTAGCCGTACTGCGTCGCAGTCCATTAACGGCGATGCGGTAA
- a CDS encoding DUF3611 family protein: MFNFLNPEATNPTPQQIARFFRLLGWIGFWLQSLLGFMPILVVVGTVLFNPNRQQSGGLSFGLFSAIACLLLMIFSIYWCFRYTQLARKLEIRDLRPAKSQVIRDLQLGLSANVGSMAIAVLIALARVGELTFKMLTVPQGSAVVVPTPDRARTLVTQGALITPSDMIAIQAMVNTIASGLVGLVVALLLLYLVRQNQNPQERS; this comes from the coding sequence ATGTTTAATTTTTTGAATCCTGAAGCCACTAACCCTACTCCCCAACAGATTGCGCGTTTTTTCAGGCTGTTGGGCTGGATTGGATTCTGGCTGCAATCGCTACTCGGTTTTATGCCGATTCTAGTCGTGGTAGGAACTGTTCTGTTTAACCCTAATAGGCAGCAGAGTGGAGGACTCTCGTTTGGTTTATTTTCAGCGATCGCCTGTTTGCTGCTAATGATCTTCAGTATCTACTGGTGTTTTCGCTATACTCAACTAGCTCGCAAACTTGAGATAAGAGATCTGCGTCCGGCGAAATCTCAGGTAATCCGCGATCTTCAATTGGGATTAAGCGCTAATGTCGGCAGTATGGCGATCGCCGTACTGATTGCCTTAGCACGAGTTGGTGAATTGACCTTTAAAATGCTTACTGTACCTCAAGGCTCGGCAGTAGTTGTCCCTACACCCGATCGAGCTAGGACTCTCGTAACTCAAGGAGCGTTGATTACACCGTCAGATATGATTGCCATTCAAGCTATGGTGAACACGATCGCGTCAGGATTGGTTGGCTTAGTGGTGGCATTGCTGTTGCTTTATCTCGTCAGACAGAATCAAAACCCTCAGGAGAGATCGTAG
- a CDS encoding GH3 auxin-responsive promoter family protein, producing MLRFFKDRSEQSFFSPLFRQVAIFIGRILLHLLRLQMLRATQANSIALRRIIARNQHSEFGQQHRFSSLLKDSQIANKYKSLVPLSSYQDYEAAIARMKQGEPNILVSEPLVSFAATAGTMGLAKIVPRTRSHLRVPMKISGLLNPAIGTNYFLKGKPRGKGICLLTGAGAIETTQSGATVEEHSSMGMRRVAKMIPHLWCSPAEVFAIDDDRTARYLHALYGLRDDRVQYIAATYAPYVLQWLIDMESRWSELVDDIESGTLSENLTLPPAARQSLAANLTPDPARAAVLRAATASGFRGIAPRIWPQMAYVETVTTGSFSIYVPALQFYLGNIPLFSSFYGSSEAAIGIGLWPDRPGDYALPLGSAYYEFIPLSDVDKEHPRTVDLDSLKIGESYEVVVTNLSGFYRYRIGDIVKIAGRYFEAPILNFSHRRGTTLDLAGEKTNEAHVKTTIDRLTDEWMQEMDSCWRDYTAAIDSTTTTPSRYVFYIELLGDIVPSVAIATIDRGAQLLDKALGDVNRAYRLQRRQGSIGMPQVKLLASGSFSLLSEKRNLNQLKIPRYLTNKQQIDLLESRVIAASDREESHNLALA from the coding sequence GGCTAACTCGATCGCATTAAGACGGATAATCGCCAGAAATCAACACTCTGAGTTTGGTCAACAGCACCGATTTAGTTCTCTACTGAAAGATTCTCAAATCGCTAACAAGTATAAATCGCTAGTCCCGCTAAGTTCCTATCAGGATTACGAAGCAGCGATCGCTCGCATGAAACAGGGCGAACCAAACATCCTGGTCTCAGAGCCTCTTGTCAGTTTTGCCGCTACGGCTGGTACGATGGGTTTGGCGAAGATCGTACCCAGAACCCGTTCCCATCTGAGAGTGCCGATGAAGATATCAGGACTATTGAACCCTGCCATAGGCACCAATTACTTTCTCAAAGGCAAGCCGCGAGGCAAAGGGATATGCTTGCTGACTGGTGCGGGAGCGATCGAAACGACTCAATCAGGAGCAACAGTTGAAGAGCACTCATCGATGGGCATGCGTCGTGTTGCAAAGATGATTCCGCATCTGTGGTGTTCGCCTGCTGAGGTCTTTGCCATTGATGATGACCGCACTGCCAGGTATTTGCACGCCTTGTATGGCCTGCGAGACGATCGGGTTCAGTATATCGCTGCTACATACGCTCCATACGTGTTGCAGTGGCTGATTGACATGGAGAGTCGCTGGTCGGAACTGGTTGACGACATCGAAAGCGGAACGCTCAGCGAGAATTTGACATTACCGCCAGCCGCGAGACAGTCGCTCGCAGCTAATTTGACTCCCGACCCCGCACGCGCTGCCGTACTGCGTGCAGCAACAGCAAGTGGTTTCAGAGGTATCGCGCCGCGCATTTGGCCTCAGATGGCTTATGTTGAAACAGTGACTACAGGGAGTTTTAGTATCTACGTCCCCGCCTTGCAGTTCTACCTTGGCAATATCCCTCTTTTCAGTAGTTTCTATGGTTCCTCCGAGGCGGCTATAGGCATAGGGCTATGGCCAGATCGCCCTGGAGACTACGCTCTGCCATTAGGTAGCGCCTATTACGAGTTCATTCCACTATCAGATGTGGATAAGGAGCACCCCAGGACAGTAGATCTCGATTCCCTGAAAATTGGCGAGTCATACGAAGTTGTCGTGACAAACTTGTCTGGATTCTATCGCTATCGCATAGGTGACATTGTCAAGATCGCGGGGCGCTATTTTGAAGCTCCCATACTGAATTTCAGCCATCGACGCGGAACGACACTGGATCTGGCTGGCGAGAAAACCAACGAAGCCCATGTCAAGACAACTATCGATCGCCTAACAGATGAGTGGATGCAGGAAATGGATAGTTGCTGGCGCGACTACACGGCAGCCATCGATTCTACTACTACTACGCCATCTCGCTATGTCTTTTATATCGAGCTTTTGGGCGATATCGTACCATCTGTAGCGATCGCCACCATCGATCGAGGAGCGCAGTTGCTCGATAAAGCTCTTGGGGATGTCAATCGCGCCTATCGACTGCAACGCCGCCAGGGGTCGATCGGGATGCCGCAGGTCAAGCTGTTAGCAAGCGGCAGCTTTAGCCTGCTGAGCGAAAAGAGAAATCTCAATCAGCTCAAGATCCCGAGATATTTAACCAATAAGCAGCAAATAGACCTGCTAGAGTCGCGGGTTATTGCGGCATCAGATCGGGAAGAAAGTCATAATTTAGCACTTGCTTAA
- a CDS encoding DUF2252 domain-containing protein: protein MTDNYLDCFTAVRPSVAERLAAGKALRRLVSRRAHAEFNIPDNREDPIAILEAQAQTRLPELVPVRYARMLASPFAFLRGSAAVMIGDIAPAVTTGITVQACGDMHVSNFGVFASAERNLVFGINDFDETHIGGWEWDLKRLTASAVVAGRFLGADRVLCEEAARAVVRSYRDRMRQYAHMGYLELWYANITETALLNVLPPESRKRAAQHIDKARQRTHLQVLEKMTDLVDDQQRIVEVHPLIVRTETTGTGRPIAEALELFLRDYLASVGADRRFLLSRYRIVDVARKVVGVGSVGTRCWVIYLQGKDAGDPLFLQVKEAQPSVLAPYAGNLTTDNPAIENQGHRVVSGQRLIQGAPDIFLGWGEQDGIQYYVRQLRDMKGGVEFDPTKFRIASLPDYCGLCGWALALAHAKSGDAAMLAGYVGKSEDLDAALAKFAYAYADRTERDYDLLAAAARQGRIQVASEF from the coding sequence TTGACAGATAACTACCTCGATTGTTTTACGGCTGTCCGCCCTTCGGTGGCAGAACGGCTGGCAGCAGGTAAAGCCCTCCGCCGACTAGTATCTCGCCGCGCCCATGCTGAATTTAATATTCCAGACAATCGCGAGGATCCGATCGCTATTCTCGAAGCTCAGGCTCAAACGCGATTACCGGAGCTAGTGCCCGTGCGCTATGCCCGCATGTTGGCTTCTCCGTTTGCCTTTCTGCGCGGATCGGCGGCGGTGATGATCGGTGATATCGCGCCAGCGGTGACGACAGGGATAACCGTGCAGGCGTGCGGCGATATGCATGTCTCCAACTTTGGCGTGTTTGCCTCTGCCGAACGCAATCTGGTATTTGGCATCAATGATTTCGATGAAACCCATATTGGGGGGTGGGAGTGGGATCTCAAACGCCTCACGGCCAGTGCTGTGGTGGCAGGGCGATTTCTCGGTGCAGATCGCGTTCTGTGCGAGGAAGCGGCACGGGCGGTTGTGCGCTCTTACCGCGATCGCATGCGCCAATACGCCCACATGGGTTATTTGGAACTTTGGTACGCCAATATCACTGAGACCGCATTACTCAATGTACTCCCCCCTGAATCGCGCAAAAGAGCAGCTCAACACATTGATAAGGCACGACAGCGCACCCATCTTCAGGTACTTGAAAAGATGACGGATCTGGTTGACGATCAACAGCGCATCGTCGAAGTTCATCCTCTGATCGTGCGGACAGAGACAACCGGCACGGGCAGGCCTATTGCCGAAGCACTCGAACTATTTTTGCGGGATTACCTGGCCTCTGTAGGAGCAGATCGCCGCTTTTTGCTATCGCGCTATCGCATTGTTGATGTCGCCCGTAAGGTTGTCGGTGTGGGTAGTGTGGGTACCCGTTGCTGGGTAATCTACCTGCAAGGCAAGGATGCTGGAGATCCTCTATTCCTCCAGGTCAAGGAAGCCCAACCATCCGTACTGGCTCCCTACGCTGGCAATTTAACGACGGACAACCCAGCGATTGAAAATCAAGGTCATCGGGTTGTATCTGGGCAGCGTCTGATTCAAGGAGCACCGGATATTTTTCTGGGTTGGGGCGAACAGGATGGCATTCAATACTACGTGCGCCAGTTACGGGATATGAAGGGCGGAGTAGAATTCGATCCGACTAAGTTCCGGATTGCCAGTCTGCCTGACTACTGCGGCCTGTGCGGCTGGGCATTGGCACTAGCTCATGCTAAATCCGGCGATGCCGCCATGCTAGCTGGCTACGTTGGCAAGAGCGAAGATTTGGATGCCGCACTGGCAAAGTTTGCCTATGCCTATGCCGATCGCACAGAGCGAGATTACGATCTACTAGCAGCGGCAGCCCGTCAGGGACGCATTCAGGTTGCCAGTGAGTTTTAA